Proteins found in one Paenibacillus sp. FSL R10-2782 genomic segment:
- a CDS encoding phosphatidate cytidylyltransferase, translating to MRQRLITGILAGVFFLAMVLWGGLAYHLLILAMALIGFYEFARMTRVSPFGGTALVGYAGILAFVFPYQPLGLHSPLPSITLLWLLMIIFMIITVGTKNKITIQTVSILFLGTVYIGFGFSYMAESRHMEHGLLWTFLLLACIWASDAGAYFVGKMAGKTKLWPAISPNKTVEGSIGGIVLALATALVFAGLSEGLLPWDKAFVIGLFCAVVGQLGDLVQSAYKRVYDIKDSGNLLPGHGGILDRCDSWIVVFPIVHMLMLLP from the coding sequence ATTTTTTTTGGCGATGGTCCTGTGGGGCGGCTTGGCCTACCATTTGCTCATTTTGGCCATGGCCCTAATCGGATTCTATGAATTCGCGCGGATGACCAGGGTATCTCCTTTCGGCGGTACAGCGTTAGTTGGGTATGCAGGAATATTAGCTTTTGTATTTCCTTATCAGCCCTTGGGTCTGCACTCACCATTACCGTCTATAACTCTGCTTTGGCTGCTGATGATTATTTTTATGATCATTACGGTGGGAACGAAAAATAAAATTACAATTCAAACGGTGTCCATACTATTTCTCGGTACCGTTTATATAGGCTTCGGATTTTCGTATATGGCGGAATCACGTCATATGGAACATGGGCTCTTATGGACCTTTCTGTTACTGGCTTGCATTTGGGCAAGTGATGCAGGGGCTTATTTTGTAGGCAAAATGGCGGGGAAGACAAAGCTATGGCCTGCGATCAGTCCAAACAAAACAGTCGAAGGATCTATTGGCGGGATTGTTTTAGCGTTAGCTACAGCACTGGTATTTGCCGGATTGTCAGAAGGGCTGCTGCCGTGGGACAAAGCCTTCGTTATCGGTTTATTTTGTGCAGTTGTGGGTCAATTGGGCGATTTAGTCCAATCTGCGTACAAGCGGGTGTACGACATTAAAGATTCCGGTAATCTGTTGCCAGGGCACGGTGGTATATTAGACCGCTGCGACAGCTGGATTGTTGTTTTTCCAATTGTACATATGCTGATGCTGCTTCCATGA